The following are encoded in a window of Pirellulales bacterium genomic DNA:
- a CDS encoding IS66 family transposase — MSTDAAALPNDVTACHALIAQQFSTIDDLQHKLTQLEHYVAQLVRARFGPRSERLDPNQLTLFEAAAVEAIPPARDAVESSVEPHTRRGGGRNKLPDALPRERIEHDLAEHEKFCPSCGQLRQRIGCETSEQLEFIPAQLKVLEHVRWKYACRHCQEHVAIAEPPAKPIDRGLPGPGLLAQVAVGKFSDHLPLYRLEDVFARGGVELSRSTLCRWARCTAQLLEPLYRLIVDRVRRSHVIHTDDTPVSVLDPTLPKTRIGRFWVYCGDPPNPYSVYDYTASRKRDGPANFLKDYQGYLQADAFAGYDGIYAAGSVKQVLCWAHARRKFFEAKAVQPREAHPALAFIGRLYELEREAKSLSVESRRNLRQEQAVPVLAEFHIWLTALAGRVLPKSPVGQAIHYVLPRWEGLRRYCEDGTLAIYNNLAERTLRPCAIGRNYAEFRAMRRWSRMASSSCWVLLGTLTTSALSELRIILTASWFPSTIRRADHVRRLFLSPRGPPAPSETPYNCARIVSHLSPPSRSHPQHD, encoded by the coding sequence ATGAGCACGGACGCCGCTGCTTTACCGAACGATGTTACCGCTTGTCATGCGCTAATCGCGCAGCAATTCTCCACCATCGACGATTTGCAGCACAAGCTTACGCAACTGGAACACTACGTGGCGCAACTGGTCCGTGCCCGTTTTGGTCCCCGCAGTGAACGGCTCGATCCAAATCAATTGACGCTGTTCGAAGCTGCTGCGGTGGAAGCGATACCGCCGGCACGGGATGCGGTGGAATCCTCCGTTGAGCCTCACACCCGGCGCGGCGGCGGACGTAATAAATTACCGGACGCTTTGCCGCGGGAGCGGATCGAGCACGATCTGGCGGAGCACGAGAAGTTTTGCCCTAGCTGTGGACAGTTACGCCAGCGGATTGGTTGCGAGACGAGTGAGCAATTAGAATTTATTCCAGCGCAGTTGAAAGTTCTGGAACATGTGCGCTGGAAGTATGCCTGCCGGCATTGTCAGGAACATGTGGCCATCGCCGAGCCGCCAGCTAAGCCGATCGACAGAGGGCTGCCCGGACCGGGCCTCTTGGCCCAAGTGGCGGTGGGCAAATTTAGCGATCATCTGCCCCTGTATCGCTTGGAAGATGTATTTGCCCGCGGCGGCGTGGAATTGTCGCGCAGTACCCTCTGCCGCTGGGCACGCTGCACCGCCCAGTTACTGGAACCGCTGTACCGGTTAATAGTAGACCGAGTGCGTCGTTCTCATGTAATTCACACGGACGACACGCCGGTGAGCGTGCTCGATCCCACGCTGCCCAAAACCCGCATCGGTCGATTTTGGGTCTACTGCGGCGACCCGCCGAATCCCTATTCGGTATACGACTACACCGCCAGTCGCAAACGGGACGGACCGGCAAACTTCCTGAAAGATTATCAAGGTTATCTGCAGGCCGATGCGTTTGCCGGCTACGATGGGATTTATGCCGCGGGCAGCGTGAAGCAAGTGCTCTGCTGGGCGCATGCGCGGCGGAAGTTCTTCGAAGCCAAGGCGGTGCAACCGCGCGAAGCGCATCCGGCGTTGGCGTTCATCGGTCGGTTATACGAATTGGAACGAGAAGCGAAATCGCTGTCAGTCGAATCGCGAAGAAACCTGCGCCAAGAGCAAGCCGTGCCTGTGCTGGCCGAGTTCCACATCTGGCTGACGGCACTCGCCGGGCGCGTATTGCCCAAAAGTCCTGTGGGTCAGGCGATCCACTACGTGCTGCCCCGCTGGGAAGGACTCAGACGCTACTGTGAGGATGGCACCCTGGCCATCTACAATAATCTGGCTGAACGCACACTGCGTCCCTGTGCCATTGGTCGCAATTATGCCGAGTTCCGCGCTATGCGGAGATGGTCGCGGATGGCGTCGAGTTCCTGCTGGGTTTTGCTGGGCACCTTAACCACTTCCGCATTGAGTGAACTCCGCATAATCCTGACGGCTTCCTGGTTTCCTTCAACCATCAGGAGAGCCGATCATGTTCGACGTCTATTTCTGTCCCCGCGTGGTCCGCCGGCTCCGAGCGAGACCCCTTACAACTGTGCTCGAATCGTTTCTCATCTATCTCCACCATCGAGGTCACACCCGCAACACGATT
- the tnpB gene encoding IS66 family insertion sequence element accessory protein TnpB (TnpB, as the term is used for proteins encoded by IS66 family insertion elements, is considered an accessory protein, since TnpC, encoded by a neighboring gene, is a DDE family transposase.): protein MLSLALPVEIYLCTQPTDLRRGFDRLAQAALEHAGREVTSGGLYMFINRRRDRVKLLYWDGDGLCQWYKRLEAGRFQLPAVPPESSSVALSATQLSLILSGVDLLSVRHRKRYRQPA, encoded by the coding sequence ATGCTAAGCCTCGCTCTGCCGGTGGAGATTTATCTCTGCACGCAACCTACGGACCTGCGGCGTGGCTTCGATCGACTGGCGCAAGCAGCCTTGGAACATGCCGGACGTGAAGTCACCAGCGGCGGCCTGTACATGTTCATCAATCGCCGCCGTGATCGGGTGAAGTTGTTGTACTGGGATGGCGATGGGTTGTGCCAATGGTACAAACGCCTCGAAGCCGGCCGCTTTCAACTGCCAGCAGTACCACCTGAGTCGAGTAGCGTGGCGCTTTCTGCGACGCAATTGTCGCTGATCCTCAGCGGTGTCGACCTGCTCAGCGTGAGACACCGGAAGCGCTATCGACAGCCAGCTTGA